In one window of Lynx canadensis isolate LIC74 chromosome B3, mLynCan4.pri.v2, whole genome shotgun sequence DNA:
- the LOC115516552 gene encoding uncharacterized protein LOC115516552, producing the protein MSQEGCSPCQGSLSLRNSPNYSVSEEIAFLSSDTVLQTVPSTLFWQRAVSSCILRSTVGRVKKTGPKSNRQPAQPSGSPSRNADGAQVPIFSTAEDRSSSVMGSILRPPPRPRPALLLRYKCPSSKKNGNMGTCILCSEPSPAAQRALTTMTGAYAETTFPFRISAGAMAFISPLPTMDTTETEDPVAPLARWPAQPTCLATTPGDDATAPAPPAPPPSPAPSMRMRGPEGPRHFCSEEPGFGLPKAPERWMNSVMSD; encoded by the exons ATGAGCCAGGAAGGCTGTTCCCCCTGCCaaggctccctctctctgaggaACT CTCCGAATTACAGCGTAAGTGAGGAAATTGCATTTCTGAGTTCTGATACGGTGCTGCAGACAGTCCCAAGCACTCTCTTCTGGCAGAGAGCCGTCAGCAGCTGCATTTTGAGGAGCACAGTCGGGCGGGTTAAGAAAACTGGTCCAAAATCCAATCGCCAGCCGGCCCAGCCATCAGGGAGCCCTTCTAGAAACGCGGACGGTGCCCAAGTCCCCATTTTTTCGACTGCAGAGGATCGATCTTCAAGTGTGATGGGTTCAATACTACGTCCTCCCCCACGCCCCCGGCCAGCCTTACTCTTGCGCTACAAGTGTCCCTCCAGCAAAAAAAATGGGAACATGGGGACCTGCATACTCTGCTCAGAACCCTCGCCTGCAGCCCAACGTGCCCTAACAACAATGACAGGTGCTTACGCGGAGACCACCTTCCCGTTCAGGATTTCCGCCGGTGCCATGGCCTTTATCAGTCCGCTGCCCACGATGGACACCACCGAAACTGAGGATCCAGTAGCTCCACTGGCGCGCTGGCCAGCACAACCCACGTGCTTAGCGACCACCCCCGGAGATGATGCTACTGCGCCTGCgccacccgcccctcccccctctccggCCCCGTCGATGCGCATGCGCGGTCCGGAAGGCCCTAGGCACTTCTGTAGTGAAGAGCCGGGATTTGGACTTCCGAAAGCCCCGGAAAGATGGATGAACTCGGTGATGAGCGACTAG